One Maribacter cobaltidurans genomic window carries:
- a CDS encoding ATP-dependent DNA ligase: protein MKKFAQLIKGLDSTNKTTVKVNALTAYFQQADDKDKVWTIAILSHRRPPRPVNTTLLREWASELANIPLWLFEESYHIVGDLAETIALVVPNSNKTSSKSLTSFLKEIKSLKSKPEDFKKAYLHQNWKSLNYYERFVFTKLITGGFRIGVSQKLMTRALSKATEIDEDILAYKLMGNWDPDKISFQQLVLEKNESDYLSKPYPFYLAYAIEGEPEELGDVSQWFAEHKWDGIRSQVILRNDEIFVWSRGEELVTDKYPEFEQFIGVIPNGTVIDGEILPYPKGQIGNFNDLQKRIGRKTISKNLLSKVPVVLKAYDLLEWKGEDIRNKAFKERRELLEDLYDSVGSTTLGQQKSKATEQSRNKVIEQSRSNLPLHLSETMDFTSWKEVALEREQSREKHSEGLMLKRKDSPYLVGRKKGDWWKWKVDPLTIDAVLTYAMRGHGRRSNLFTDYTFALWNENEEGEKELVTFAKAYSGLTDAEFRKLDAWIKKNTLERFGPVRSVTPHHVFEIAFEGIALSKRHKSGVATRFPRMLRWRKDKTIHEANTLSDLKEMIP from the coding sequence ATGAAAAAATTCGCTCAACTTATCAAGGGCCTGGACAGTACCAATAAGACCACGGTAAAGGTTAATGCGCTTACCGCGTATTTTCAACAGGCGGATGATAAGGACAAGGTTTGGACCATTGCCATACTTTCACATAGGAGACCACCAAGACCTGTTAACACCACCTTGCTACGAGAATGGGCTTCTGAACTCGCGAATATTCCACTTTGGTTGTTCGAGGAAAGTTATCATATCGTAGGCGACTTGGCCGAAACTATTGCCTTGGTAGTCCCAAATTCGAACAAAACCTCTTCTAAAAGCCTCACATCATTTTTAAAAGAGATAAAATCGTTAAAATCCAAACCTGAAGATTTTAAGAAAGCTTATTTACATCAGAATTGGAAATCGCTCAACTACTATGAACGTTTTGTGTTCACTAAATTGATTACAGGTGGATTTAGAATTGGTGTAAGCCAAAAATTGATGACTCGAGCACTTTCTAAAGCTACGGAAATCGACGAGGATATTCTGGCCTACAAATTAATGGGAAATTGGGACCCTGATAAAATTTCATTCCAACAGCTGGTTTTGGAAAAGAACGAAAGTGACTATTTATCAAAACCTTATCCTTTTTATTTGGCCTATGCCATTGAAGGTGAACCTGAGGAATTGGGCGATGTATCACAATGGTTCGCGGAGCATAAATGGGACGGTATACGTTCGCAGGTTATCTTGAGAAACGACGAAATCTTTGTGTGGAGCCGGGGGGAGGAACTGGTTACGGACAAGTATCCGGAATTTGAACAGTTCATCGGCGTTATTCCCAATGGAACGGTCATCGATGGCGAAATACTACCCTACCCAAAAGGACAAATAGGTAACTTCAACGACCTGCAAAAACGAATTGGAAGAAAGACCATCAGCAAAAACTTACTTAGCAAAGTACCGGTTGTATTGAAAGCTTATGATCTTTTGGAATGGAAAGGAGAAGATATTAGAAATAAAGCTTTTAAGGAGCGTCGAGAACTATTGGAGGACTTATATGACAGCGTGGGTTCGACTACGCTCGGCCAGCAGAAATCAAAAGCTACGGAGCAAAGTAGAAATAAGGTCATTGAGCAGAGCCGAAGTAACCTTCCACTACACCTTTCAGAAACCATGGATTTTACCTCTTGGAAAGAAGTTGCCCTAGAAAGAGAACAGTCTCGAGAAAAACACAGCGAGGGACTGATGCTTAAACGAAAGGATTCCCCCTATTTAGTAGGACGAAAAAAGGGAGATTGGTGGAAATGGAAAGTAGATCCATTGACCATAGATGCGGTTCTAACCTACGCCATGCGAGGTCATGGAAGAAGAAGTAATTTGTTTACGGACTACACCTTTGCGCTTTGGAACGAGAACGAGGAAGGAGAAAAGGAATTGGTCACTTTTGCAAAAGCGTATTCCGGATTAACGGATGCCGAATTCCGAAAATTGGATGCTTGGATAAAGAAAAACACTTTGGAGCGGTTTGGTCCAGTACGTAGCGTAACCCCACACCATGTTTTTGAAATCGCTTTTGAAGGGATTGCACTTTCCAAAAGACATAAGAGCGGTGTGGCTACCCGCTTCCCCCGTATGTTACGATGGCGTAAGGATAAAACTATTCATGAGGCCAATACGCTATCGGACCTTAAAGAAATGATACCATAA